The genomic region TTGATACCATCTTTTCAACAACCAATATAAATTATTTCCTTTTTGAAGGAAATAAAGTTATACTAACTAACAACAATATAATTTATGATGAATTTCCCGAGCGCTTTTTCGGGATTGACAATAATGATACCAATAAAATAAAAAAGACTTACAGAAAGATTGCCCCAATTTTCTATGAGGAATCAAAATCTAAAGTTTCTCAAGATAGTAGAATTTACAGAGTAGGGAAACAAAATAAAAAAAATAACCAAAGCTTTTTCTCGTTGTCCGGCTATATAACCAAAGATGGATTAGCAGAACCAATAGACGGGCTGTCAATAAGAGTTAAAGGTGAAAATAAAGGAACAATAACCGATTTAAACGGTTTTTATGAAATTAAGCTTAAGCCCGGACTAAACACCCTTGAAATGAGGGCTTTAGGTATCGAAAAATCAGAAAAAAAAGTTGTAATTTATAATGATGGTATACTTAATTTTAAGCTCAATGAAAGTCTTGAACAGCTAGATGAGGTAACTGTAAGTGCTGATATATTTGGCGATGTTGAAGAAGTTATATCAGGAACCGAACAAATAGATATTGAGGAGTCTAAAAATATTCCCTTGGTATTAGGGGAAAGAGATGTGTTGAAGGTGGCAACAGCTTTACCTGGTATTACAACAGCAGGAGAAGGTGCTGCTGGATTTAATGTAAGGGGAGGGAGAACTGATCAAAATCTAATATTATTTGATAATGCGGTTTTATATAGTCCGCAACATTTTTTTGGTATTTTTTCTGCTCTTAATCCATTCGCTATTGGTGAGTTCAATATTTATAAAGGTAATATACCTGCAGAATACGGGGGCAGACTTTCCTCTGTATTCGAGATTAAATCAAAAAATGGGAATACATCAAAATTCTCAGGAGAAGCATCTATAGGTCCCGTCACAAGTAATTTAGTTTTAGAGATTCCCGTAGTCAAAGATAAATCTTCGCTTTTGTTGGGTGGGAGAGGTGCATATGCAAATTGGATTTTGAGATCTATTGATGAGGAATCATTAAATAATAGTCAAGCTTCGTTTTACGATTTTATGGCTAGCTATAGCCATACTTTTAATGATAAAAACAATATAAAGGCCACTGCATATTTAAGCAGGGATGATTTTAGTATCACCTCTGATTCTCTTTTTATCTATTCAAATAAACTAATATCGTTAAATTGGAATCACAAGATTAATGAGAAAAATACGGCAAGTTTTACATTGTCTAATAGTGAATATGATTTTAATATTGAGTTTGATAGAGGTGAGAATGATGATTTTAATTTAAACTATACAATTAATGAAACAGGTTTAAAAATGAAGTTCAATTACTTACATAGCTCTAAATTGAGATTTGACTATGGGATTGAAGGCAAATTATATGATGTAAAACCAGGTAGTATTGAAGGTTTGAGTCAGACATCCATAATTGAACCTTTAACTATTGAGAAAGAAAGGGGACTTGAGTCCGCAGGGTTTGTTTCTGGTAGGTATGATATAAATAAAAAATTGTCAGTTGATGCAGGTTTACGATATTCGTTTTATGCAGCCTTGGGAGAAGGGTCTGAAAGACTTTATTCAGCTGGAAGCCCTAGAAATGAAGGAACGGTCGTTGATACTTTGTTATATGACAACAATGAGATAATTGAAGCCTACGGCGGTCCGGAATTTAGATTGGCCGCTAGATATTTAATTAATCCTGATTTATCTATTAAAGCTAGTTATGGTAATACAATTCAATACATTCATAGATTGACTAATAATACCACGGTTTCGCCTATAGACACATGGAAATTGTCAGATGGAAATATTAAACCGCAAAGAGGCAGACAATTTTCCCTTGGTGCCTTCAAGAATTTTGATTCAGGATTATATGAAATAAGTTTAGAGGGCTTCTATAAAAACAGTGATGATATCCTCGACTTTAAAACAGGTGCAGATTTGTTGTTAAACGAAAACATAGAGACCGAGGTCATACAAGGAGAAGGTAAATCGTATGGATTAGAATTTTTGATAAGGAAAAACAAAGGAAAGCTAAACGGTTGGCTAGGTTATACTTACTCAAGATCCTTTATAAAATTCGACAGTCCATTTTCCGAAGAGAGGATAAATAATGGGGAGTTTTTCCCTTCTAATTTTGATAGGCCACATGATATAAGTTTGGTGACCAACTACAAATTTACCCGTAGGTTCAGTCTTTCTGCGAACTTCGTATACCAAACGGGAAGGCCGGTTACGGTTCCAGTAGGTACATTCAACTTTAATAACGCCGAGTTTTCGGTTTTCAGTGATAGAAACAGTTTTAGAATTCCTGATTTTTATAGGATGGATTTTGGTTTTAACATCGAAGGGAACCATAAGCGTAAGAAATTTGCACATAGCTTTTGGACTATATCTATTTATAACGTGCTCGGACGTAACAATCCATTTTCTGTTTTCTTCTTAACGGAAAATGGAGAAGTAAAAGCCGTTCAAAGTTCAATTTTTTCAATACCGGTACCATCAATCACGTATAACTTTAAGTTTTGATAGATGAAGAGATTGTTTAGAGTTTTTGGGAACACAGTTTTAGCAATAATGTTTTTTTTGAATATTACTTGTACTGAGCCTTTTGAATTTGAGCCAGAGGATTTCGAGAATATTTTAGTCGTTGAGGGTAATATAACCGATGAATTTTCCACTAAAGAAATAACACTTTCTAGAACATTTGACTCCGATGAAACACAAAGGCCTGAAAATGGTGCACAGGTTACCGTAGAGGACGACATAGGTAACGTATTTAATTTTCAAGAGCAAGGTACTACAGGAAAATATCTGTCTCAGATAGATTTTGAACCACTACCTGATAGAACCTATATTCTACGTATCACAACCTCGTCCGGTAACTCGTACTCATCCGCTGCAGTCTCACTACCTCCCAAAGCTGAGATACAAGATTTGAAAGCGGTAAAAACTACTCAAGACGGTGTCGAAGGTGTTTCAATTTTGGTAAGTAGTCAGGGTGTCGATGGTATGTCAGGTTTTTATCGGTATACTTACGAAGAAACGTATAGAATTGTTTCTTTTTTCAATCCTACCAAAGAATTGGTTGTTGTTTCTGAAGACCCGCCAGAATTGGAATTGGTAGACAAAACAAGGGAGGAAAGGATATGCTATAAGACAGTCGCATCTAATGCTGTATTTACTGCTAATTCTGATAGTTTTGGAGCAAATAGCGTTGATAACTTTCAATTAAGATTCATAGAAAGACTAGATAGGATTGTGACAAGCAGATATAGTATTCTGGTAAGACAATTTTCACAATCAAGAGAAGCCAATACATTTTATGAAAATTTAAAAGAGTTTTCGAGTCTAGAGAATTTATTCTCTCAAACCCAACCCGGATTTATAACTGGTAATGTTAGTTCGGATGATAATCCTAATGAAAAAGTTTTGGGTTTCTTCGAGACGACAAGAGTTTCATCAAGAAGGATTTTTTTTAGTTTTAGTGATATTTTTGGAAATGGAGTAAGATTTTTACCGGATTGTGAAATCATTGAGCCTTCACCAACAGGCATTGATTTATTTCGTGTCATTAAAAACGGAACTTTCAAGTATGTATCAGAAACGGTAGG from Costertonia aggregata harbors:
- a CDS encoding carboxypeptidase-like regulatory domain-containing protein; protein product: MKIKLATLISILFCNLLISQEVEEKLSISFDNISKPDLLKKLENKTNYSFFYNSDWFEKDSISGNYQDIQIDELLDTIFSTTNINYFLFEGNKVILTNNNIIYDEFPERFFGIDNNDTNKIKKTYRKIAPIFYEESKSKVSQDSRIYRVGKQNKKNNQSFFSLSGYITKDGLAEPIDGLSIRVKGENKGTITDLNGFYEIKLKPGLNTLEMRALGIEKSEKKVVIYNDGILNFKLNESLEQLDEVTVSADIFGDVEEVISGTEQIDIEESKNIPLVLGERDVLKVATALPGITTAGEGAAGFNVRGGRTDQNLILFDNAVLYSPQHFFGIFSALNPFAIGEFNIYKGNIPAEYGGRLSSVFEIKSKNGNTSKFSGEASIGPVTSNLVLEIPVVKDKSSLLLGGRGAYANWILRSIDEESLNNSQASFYDFMASYSHTFNDKNNIKATAYLSRDDFSITSDSLFIYSNKLISLNWNHKINEKNTASFTLSNSEYDFNIEFDRGENDDFNLNYTINETGLKMKFNYLHSSKLRFDYGIEGKLYDVKPGSIEGLSQTSIIEPLTIEKERGLESAGFVSGRYDINKKLSVDAGLRYSFYAALGEGSERLYSAGSPRNEGTVVDTLLYDNNEIIEAYGGPEFRLAARYLINPDLSIKASYGNTIQYIHRLTNNTTVSPIDTWKLSDGNIKPQRGRQFSLGAFKNFDSGLYEISLEGFYKNSDDILDFKTGADLLLNENIETEVIQGEGKSYGLEFLIRKNKGKLNGWLGYTYSRSFIKFDSPFSEERINNGEFFPSNFDRPHDISLVTNYKFTRRFSLSANFVYQTGRPVTVPVGTFNFNNAEFSVFSDRNSFRIPDFYRMDFGFNIEGNHKRKKFAHSFWTISIYNVLGRNNPFSVFFLTENGEVKAVQSSIFSIPVPSITYNFKF
- a CDS encoding DUF4249 domain-containing protein translates to MNITCTEPFEFEPEDFENILVVEGNITDEFSTKEITLSRTFDSDETQRPENGAQVTVEDDIGNVFNFQEQGTTGKYLSQIDFEPLPDRTYILRITTSSGNSYSSAAVSLPPKAEIQDLKAVKTTQDGVEGVSILVSSQGVDGMSGFYRYTYEETYRIVSFFNPTKELVVVSEDPPELELVDKTREERICYKTVASNAVFTANSDSFGANSVDNFQLRFIERLDRIVTSRYSILVRQFSQSREANTFYENLKEFSSLENLFSQTQPGFITGNVSSDDNPNEKVLGFFETTRVSSRRIFFSFSDIFGNGVRFLPDCEIIEPSPTGIDLFRVIKNGTFKYVSETVGGAPLVAPTACSDCTVLGSNIVPLFWED